A DNA window from Hydractinia symbiolongicarpus strain clone_291-10 chromosome 6, HSymV2.1, whole genome shotgun sequence contains the following coding sequences:
- the LOC130648038 gene encoding uncharacterized protein LOC130648038: MSLVAKRNGYDLPLFGIDDHKFYAIHIPALVCILLSLVSVILVLYASFRDQSFTKFFSWTKCERFVVYIAICDGMYNVCHSMDHIHILTTKDHVKPKQLCEFYGFNLIVFITAQILMVNIVAINAFVLVYFRKKLHFGEYDWKLLLWMFGVSFIAASIALGISVIGPNGAA; this comes from the coding sequence ATGTCTCTGGTGGCGAAAAGAAATGGATATGATCTTCCACTGTTTGGTATAGATGATCATAAGTTTTATGCTATACACATTCCTGCTTTAGTATGTATACTTCTAAGTTTGGTGTCGGTAATTTTAGTCTTGTATGCTTCATTTCGTGATCAAAGCTTTACGAAGTTTTTTTCTTGGACAAAATGCGAACGATTTGTTGTTTATATAGCAATTTGTGATGGAATGTACAACGTATGTCATTCAATGGATCATATACATATATTAACTACAAAGGACCATGTGAAGCCCAAACAGCTATGCGAGTTTTACGGCTTCAATCTGATTGTGTTCATCACTGCTCAGATATTGATGGTGAATATTGTGGCTATAAATGCATTTGTCTTAGTATATTTTCGAAAGAAGTTACATTTTGGGGAATATGATTGGAAATTATTGTTGTGGATGTTTGGTGTCTCATTCATTGCAGCATCAATTGCGTTGGGGATTAGTGTGATTGGTCCAAACGGTGCAGCGTAA